The proteins below are encoded in one region of Bacillus vallismortis:
- the yhbY gene encoding ribosome assembly RNA-binding protein YhbY, whose amino-acid sequence MLTGKQKRFLRSKAHHLTPIFQVGKGGVNDNMIKQIAEALEARELIKVSVLQNCEEDKNDVAEALVKGSRSQLVQTIGNTIVLYKESKENKQIELP is encoded by the coding sequence ATGTTAACAGGTAAACAAAAACGTTTTTTACGTTCAAAAGCACATCATTTAACGCCGATTTTTCAAGTGGGAAAAGGCGGGGTAAACGACAACATGATTAAACAAATCGCCGAGGCGCTTGAAGCAAGAGAGCTCATTAAAGTCAGTGTTCTTCAGAATTGTGAAGAGGATAAAAACGATGTGGCGGAAGCTCTTGTAAAAGGAAGCCGATCTCAATTGGTGCAAACAATCGGCAATACGATTGTGTTATATAAGGAATCAAAGGAAAACAAACAAATCGAGCTTCCTTAA
- a CDS encoding nicotinate-nucleotide adenylyltransferase encodes MKKIGIFGGTFDPPHNGHLLMANEVLYQAGLDEIWFMPNQIPPHKQDENYTDSFHRVEMLKLAIQSNPSFKLELAEMEREGPSYTFDTVSLLKQRYPNDQLFFIIGADMIEYLPKWYKLDELLNLIQFIGVKRPGFHIETPYPLLFADVPEFEVSSTMIRERFKSRKPTDYLIPDKVKKYVEENGLYES; translated from the coding sequence ATGAAGAAAATCGGAATTTTCGGAGGCACGTTTGACCCTCCGCATAACGGTCACCTCTTAATGGCGAATGAGGTGCTGTACCAGGCGGGGCTTGATGAAATTTGGTTTATGCCCAATCAAATTCCGCCGCATAAGCAGGACGAAAACTATACGGACAGCTTTCATCGTGTGGAAATGCTGAAGCTTGCGATTCAGTCCAATCCGTCCTTTAAGCTGGAGCTGGCTGAAATGGAAAGAGAAGGGCCTTCCTATACGTTTGATACTGTTTCTTTACTGAAGCAGCGTTATCCGAATGATCAGCTGTTCTTTATTATCGGTGCTGATATGATTGAATATTTGCCGAAATGGTATAAGCTGGACGAACTGCTGAACCTCATTCAATTTATTGGAGTAAAGCGCCCCGGTTTTCATATTGAAACCCCTTATCCGCTTCTCTTTGCAGACGTTCCGGAATTTGAGGTATCATCAACTATGATAAGGGAACGGTTTAAAAGCAGGAAGCCCACTGACTACTTAATCCCTGATAAAGTGAAGAAGTATGTAGAGGAGAATGGTTTATATGAATCGTGA
- the yqeK gene encoding bis(5'-nucleosyl)-tetraphosphatase (symmetrical) YqeK: protein MNREEALACVKQQLTEHRYIHTLGVMNTAIELAERFGADLKKAETAAIFHDYAKFRPKEEMKQIIAREKMPSYLLDHNPELWHAPVGAYLAQREAGIQDEDILDAIRYHTSGRPGMTLLEKVIYVADYIEPNRAFPGVDEVRKLAETDLNQALIQSIKNTMMFLMKKNQPVFPDTFSTYNWLVSGN from the coding sequence ATGAATCGTGAGGAGGCACTTGCCTGCGTCAAGCAGCAATTGACCGAACACCGATATATCCACACGCTGGGCGTGATGAACACGGCGATCGAACTTGCGGAGCGATTTGGAGCCGACCTTAAAAAAGCGGAAACAGCCGCTATCTTTCATGACTATGCCAAATTCCGCCCGAAAGAAGAAATGAAACAGATTATCGCCAGGGAAAAAATGCCTTCATATTTATTGGATCATAATCCGGAGCTGTGGCACGCTCCGGTTGGCGCTTATTTGGCCCAAAGAGAAGCGGGGATTCAAGACGAAGACATTCTTGACGCCATCAGGTATCATACTTCTGGTCGGCCCGGCATGACACTTTTGGAAAAAGTGATTTACGTTGCCGATTACATTGAGCCCAACCGGGCATTTCCCGGTGTCGATGAGGTGCGTAAGCTTGCTGAGACAGATTTGAATCAAGCGCTCATTCAATCCATTAAAAATACAATGATGTTTCTTATGAAAAAAAATCAACCGGTTTTTCCGGACACATTCTCAACGTATAACTGGCTTGTGTCTGGTAACTGA
- the rsfS gene encoding ribosome silencing factor codes for MNQKSILKIAAVACDDKRAEDILALDMEGISLVADYFLICHGNSDKQVQAIAREIKDQAEENDIQIKKMEGFDEARWVLVDLGDVIVHVFHKDERSYYNLEKLWGDAPLADLELGMNQ; via the coding sequence ATGAACCAAAAGTCCATTCTAAAGATCGCAGCTGTAGCTTGCGATGATAAACGCGCAGAAGATATTTTAGCACTGGATATGGAAGGCATATCTCTGGTTGCAGATTACTTTCTGATCTGCCACGGGAATTCAGATAAACAGGTGCAGGCGATTGCTCGTGAAATCAAGGATCAGGCTGAAGAAAACGACATTCAAATCAAAAAGATGGAAGGCTTCGATGAAGCAAGATGGGTGCTCGTTGACCTTGGTGATGTGATTGTCCATGTCTTCCACAAGGATGAAAGAAGTTATTACAATCTGGAAAAACTGTGGGGAGACGCTCCGCTCGCAGATCTTGAGCTTGGAATGAACCAATGA
- a CDS encoding class I SAM-dependent DNA methyltransferase → MIYQGFASVYDELMSHAPYDQWTKWIEASLPEKGRILDLACGTGEISIRLAEKGFEVTGIDLSEEMLAYAQQKVSSNQPILFLQQDMREMTGFDGQFDAVAICCDSLNYLKTKNDVIETFKSVFRVLKPEGMLLFDVHSSYKVGEVFPDSTFADQDEDISYIWQSFSGSEELSVIHDMSFFVWNGEAYDRFDETHEQRTFPVDEYKEMLENCGFQLHRVTADFTDAEPTAQSERLFFKAQKSKTIVS, encoded by the coding sequence ATGATTTATCAAGGCTTTGCAAGCGTGTATGACGAGTTAATGTCGCACGCACCTTACGATCAATGGACAAAGTGGATTGAAGCATCTCTCCCGGAAAAAGGCCGTATCCTCGATTTGGCATGCGGCACAGGAGAGATCTCAATCCGGCTTGCCGAAAAGGGCTTCGAGGTCACGGGGATCGATCTCAGTGAGGAAATGCTTGCTTACGCCCAGCAAAAGGTCTCCAGTAACCAGCCGATTCTTTTTCTTCAGCAGGATATGAGAGAGATGACCGGTTTTGACGGCCAGTTTGACGCTGTTGCGATATGTTGTGACTCATTAAATTATTTAAAAACGAAAAATGATGTCATTGAAACCTTCAAAAGTGTATTTCGGGTGTTGAAGCCTGAAGGCATGTTGCTGTTTGATGTTCATTCATCATATAAAGTTGGTGAAGTCTTTCCGGATAGCACATTTGCTGACCAGGACGAAGATATCAGCTATATTTGGCAGAGCTTTTCCGGAAGTGAAGAGCTTTCTGTCATCCACGATATGTCGTTTTTTGTGTGGAACGGAGAAGCGTATGACCGCTTTGATGAGACGCACGAGCAAAGAACATTCCCGGTTGATGAATACAAAGAAATGCTCGAGAACTGCGGCTTTCAGCTTCACCGCGTGACAGCTGATTTTACGGATGCAGAGCCAACTGCACAATCAGAACGCCTATTCTTCAAGGCGCAGAAATCAAAAACCATCGTTTCCTAA
- the comER gene encoding late competence protein ComER, with amino-acid sequence MKIGFIGTGNMGTILIESFIESKAADPSNITITNRTIEKALHIKNRYSSINVTESLEKLVSENEMIFICVKPLDIYPLLARAVPYVRKDHILISITSPVQTEQLEQYVPCQVARVIPSITNRALAGVSLVTFGTSCGEAAKAKVNELMKHISHPLQIESDITRVASDIVSCGPAFMSYLIQRFIDAAVSETSVSKQDAILMCKEMLVGMGKLLETELYTLPALQEKVCVKGGVTGEGIKALESGVQDMFHRVFQNTHMKYEEDISAVKKQFHV; translated from the coding sequence GTGAAGATTGGTTTTATCGGCACAGGAAATATGGGGACGATCCTTATAGAATCATTTATTGAATCAAAAGCAGCCGATCCCTCAAACATCACAATCACAAACCGCACAATTGAAAAAGCGTTACACATAAAAAACCGCTACAGCAGCATAAATGTAACAGAAAGTCTAGAAAAGCTTGTTTCTGAAAACGAGATGATTTTTATTTGTGTGAAGCCGCTTGACATATATCCTTTACTAGCAAGGGCGGTGCCTTATGTCAGAAAGGACCATATTCTTATTTCAATTACAAGCCCCGTTCAAACTGAACAGCTCGAGCAATATGTGCCATGCCAAGTGGCGCGAGTGATCCCAAGTATTACGAACAGAGCGCTGGCCGGCGTTTCTCTCGTCACTTTCGGCACAAGCTGCGGAGAAGCTGCAAAAGCGAAAGTCAATGAGCTGATGAAGCATATCTCCCATCCGCTGCAAATTGAAAGTGACATTACAAGGGTAGCATCAGATATCGTAAGCTGCGGACCCGCTTTTATGAGCTATCTGATTCAGCGGTTTATAGATGCTGCCGTATCGGAAACATCGGTATCCAAACAGGACGCCATTCTGATGTGTAAGGAAATGCTTGTCGGAATGGGAAAACTGTTAGAAACGGAATTGTACACCCTGCCCGCGTTGCAGGAAAAGGTTTGCGTTAAAGGCGGTGTGACAGGAGAAGGCATTAAAGCGCTGGAAAGCGGTGTGCAGGATATGTTTCACCGGGTATTCCAAAATACTCATATGAAGTATGAGGAGGACATTTCCGCAGTGAAGAAGCAGTTCCATGTGTAG
- a CDS encoding helix-hairpin-helix domain-containing protein, producing MNWLIQHKKAIILAAFAAAFIAVIFFLASRENKEPVKQAVSTETENPEVKQEAVKDDSDDTIVIDIKGAVQHPGVYEMQTGDRVSQAIEKAGGASEQADEMQVNLAELLQDGTVVYIPKKGEEESGRQVSGDDVRSGGGKEALVNINTATLEELQGIPGVGPSKAEAIIAYREENGRFQTIEEITKVSGIGEKSFDKIKSSITVK from the coding sequence ATGAATTGGTTGATCCAGCATAAAAAAGCAATCATTTTAGCGGCTTTTGCGGCTGCTTTCATAGCGGTTATTTTCTTCTTGGCCAGCAGGGAAAACAAAGAGCCGGTAAAGCAGGCTGTATCAACTGAGACAGAAAATCCGGAGGTAAAGCAGGAGGCCGTAAAAGACGATTCAGACGATACCATTGTGATTGATATAAAAGGGGCTGTCCAGCATCCCGGCGTTTATGAGATGCAAACAGGGGACAGAGTATCTCAGGCAATTGAGAAAGCGGGCGGGGCCAGTGAACAAGCAGATGAGATGCAAGTTAACTTGGCGGAGCTGCTGCAGGACGGGACAGTGGTGTATATTCCGAAAAAGGGAGAGGAGGAATCGGGGCGGCAAGTGTCCGGAGACGATGTGAGAAGCGGCGGCGGGAAAGAAGCACTGGTAAATATCAATACAGCAACCTTAGAGGAATTACAAGGCATCCCAGGGGTGGGACCATCAAAAGCTGAAGCTATTATCGCATACCGTGAAGAAAACGGGCGTTTCCAGACAATTGAAGAGATCACGAAGGTGTCGGGAATCGGTGAGAAGTCGTTTGATAAAATAAAGTCTTCCATTACAGTAAAGTGA
- a CDS encoding ComE operon protein 2, producing the protein MERISWNQYFMAQSHLLALRSTCPRLSVGATIVRDKRMIAGGYNGSIAGGVHCADEGCLMIDDHCARTIHAEMNAILQCSKFGVPTDGAEIYVTHYPCIQCCKSIIQAGIKTVYFAEDYKTNPYAQELFEQAGVTVEQVELDEMIVDLKNREKLSFVAGLLEKLADAGLAEEDLKKIHEQANTLFTSYV; encoded by the coding sequence GTGGAACGAATTTCATGGAATCAATACTTTATGGCTCAAAGCCATTTACTGGCGTTGCGCAGCACTTGCCCGAGATTGTCTGTCGGCGCTACTATAGTCAGAGACAAACGCATGATTGCCGGAGGCTATAATGGGTCAATCGCTGGCGGCGTGCACTGCGCAGACGAAGGCTGCCTGATGATAGATGATCATTGCGCAAGAACGATTCACGCTGAAATGAATGCGATTCTTCAATGTTCTAAGTTCGGGGTGCCGACAGATGGAGCGGAGATTTATGTGACGCATTATCCGTGCATTCAATGCTGTAAATCTATCATTCAAGCGGGTATTAAAACAGTTTATTTTGCTGAGGATTACAAAACGAATCCTTACGCGCAGGAATTATTTGAACAGGCGGGTGTCACCGTTGAACAGGTTGAACTCGATGAAATGATCGTTGATTTGAAAAACAGGGAAAAGCTTTCATTTGTAGCTGGTCTTTTAGAGAAACTGGCGGATGCCGGTCTTGCAGAGGAAGATTTGAAGAAAATACATGAACAAGCCAATACACTTTTCACGAGCTATGTGTGA
- a CDS encoding YqzM family protein, giving the protein MNDFEKNVQSKRNDAVDSAVGFVVSFGFFAFLFVMATVIHLVGS; this is encoded by the coding sequence TTGAATGATTTTGAAAAAAACGTTCAAAGCAAACGAAATGATGCTGTCGATTCAGCTGTTGGTTTTGTTGTGTCCTTCGGATTTTTCGCCTTCTTGTTTGTCATGGCAACGGTTATTCACCTGGTTGGTTCATAA
- the holA gene encoding DNA polymerase III subunit delta, whose protein sequence is MVFDVWKSLKKGDVHPVYCLYGKEAYLLQETVSRIRQTVIDQETKDFNLSVFDLEEESLDQAIADAETFPFMGERRLVIVKNPYFLTGEKKKEKIEHNVSALESYIQSPAPYTVFVLLAPYEKLDERKKLTKALKKHAFMMEAKELNAKETTDFTVNLAKTEQKTIGTEAAEHLVLLVNGHLSSIFQEIQKLCIFIGDREEITLDDVKMLVARSLEQNIFELINKIVNRKRTESLQIFYDLLKQNEEPIKIMALISNQFRLILQTKYFAEQGYGQKQIAANLKVHPFRVKLAMDQARLFSEAELRSIIEQLAVMDYEMKTGKKDKQLLLELFLLQLLKRNEKNDPHY, encoded by the coding sequence ATGGTATTTGATGTGTGGAAAAGCCTGAAAAAAGGAGATGTCCATCCGGTTTATTGTTTATACGGAAAAGAGGCGTATTTGCTGCAAGAAACTGTCAGCAGAATTAGACAGACGGTCATTGACCAGGAGACAAAGGATTTCAATCTTTCTGTTTTTGATCTGGAAGAGGAGTCGCTGGATCAAGCGATTGCAGATGCTGAAACGTTTCCGTTTATGGGTGAGCGGCGTCTTGTTATTGTGAAAAATCCGTATTTTTTAACAGGTGAAAAGAAAAAAGAAAAAATTGAGCATAACGTCAGCGCGCTTGAATCATATATACAATCGCCTGCGCCTTACACGGTCTTTGTTCTGCTCGCTCCGTATGAAAAGCTGGATGAGCGGAAAAAACTGACGAAAGCATTAAAGAAGCACGCGTTTATGATGGAGGCGAAGGAATTAAACGCAAAGGAGACGACAGACTTTACGGTTAACCTTGCAAAAACCGAGCAGAAAACAATCGGCACTGAAGCGGCGGAGCATTTGGTTCTGCTAGTGAACGGACATCTATCTTCGATTTTTCAGGAGATTCAAAAGCTCTGCATATTTATTGGAGATCGTGAAGAAATTACACTGGATGATGTGAAAATGCTTGTAGCGAGAAGCCTTGAACAAAATATATTTGAGCTGATTAATAAAATCGTCAATCGGAAACGCACGGAGAGCCTGCAAATTTTTTATGATTTGCTCAAACAAAATGAAGAACCGATCAAAATCATGGCGCTCATTTCGAATCAGTTCCGGCTGATTTTGCAAACAAAGTACTTCGCGGAACAAGGATACGGACAAAAGCAAATCGCTGCTAATTTAAAAGTTCACCCATTTCGGGTAAAGCTGGCGATGGATCAAGCAAGGCTTTTTTCAGAAGCTGAGCTCCGGTCAATTATTGAACAGCTTGCCGTCATGGACTATGAAATGAAAACAGGGAAAAAGGACAAGCAGCTCCTGCTCGAACTGTTCCTTTTACAGCTATTAAAAAGAAATGAAAAAAACGATCCCCATTATTGA
- the rpsT gene encoding 30S ribosomal protein S20, protein MPNIKSAIKRTKTNNERRAHNATIKSAMRTAIKQVEASVANNEADKAKTALTEAAKRIDKAVKTGLVHKNTGARYKSRLAKKVNGLSA, encoded by the coding sequence GTGCCAAACATTAAATCAGCGATTAAACGTACAAAAACAAACAACGAACGCCGCGCTCATAACGCGACAATCAAATCTGCTATGCGTACTGCAATCAAACAAGTTGAAGCTTCTGTTGCAAACAACGAAGCTGACAAAGCGAAAACTGCTCTTACTGAAGCAGCTAAACGTATTGATAAAGCAGTGAAAACAGGTCTTGTACACAAAAACACCGGTGCTCGATACAAATCAAGACTGGCTAAAAAAGTGAACGGACTTTCTGCATAA
- the gpr gene encoding GPR endopeptidase: MKKSELDVNQYLIRTDLAVETKEAMANQKAVPAKEIRGFIEKERDRGGIKIRTVDITKEGAELSGKKEGRYLTLEAQGIRENDSEMQEKVSAVFAEEFSAFLESLHISKDASCLIVGLGNWNVTPDALGPMAVENLLVTRHLFKLQPENVQEGYRPVSAFAPGVMGITGIETSDIIKGVIEESKPDFVIAIDALAARAVERVNTTIQISDTGIHPGSGVGNKRKDLSKDTLGVPVIAIGVPTVVDAVTIASDTVDYILKHFGREMKDDRPSRSLVPAGMAFGKKKVLTEEDLPDQKQRQSFLGIVGTLGEDEKRQLIHEVLSPLGHNLMVTPKEVDSFIDDMANVLANGLNTALHEKVSQENKGSYNH, from the coding sequence ATGAAAAAGAGTGAACTGGACGTTAACCAGTATTTGATACGTACCGATTTAGCAGTTGAGACGAAGGAAGCGATGGCCAATCAGAAGGCTGTGCCGGCAAAAGAAATTAGAGGTTTTATTGAAAAAGAACGTGATCGCGGCGGCATAAAAATCCGCACTGTTGATATTACCAAGGAAGGCGCCGAGCTCTCAGGAAAAAAAGAAGGGCGCTATTTAACGCTCGAGGCGCAAGGAATCAGAGAGAATGATTCGGAAATGCAGGAAAAGGTCTCTGCTGTTTTTGCGGAGGAATTTTCGGCTTTTCTTGAAAGCCTTCATATCTCAAAAGATGCGAGCTGTTTGATCGTCGGGCTCGGCAACTGGAACGTGACACCTGACGCGCTCGGACCGATGGCTGTAGAAAATTTATTGGTCACAAGGCACTTGTTTAAGCTTCAGCCGGAAAATGTGCAGGAGGGCTACAGGCCTGTCAGCGCATTTGCACCTGGTGTGATGGGGATTACGGGAATCGAAACAAGCGACATTATTAAAGGGGTGATTGAGGAATCGAAGCCTGATTTTGTCATTGCCATTGATGCACTGGCGGCACGGGCGGTGGAAAGGGTTAACACAACCATTCAAATATCTGACACAGGGATTCATCCGGGTTCTGGTGTGGGGAATAAACGAAAGGATTTAAGCAAAGACACGCTTGGCGTACCGGTGATTGCAATCGGAGTGCCGACAGTCGTTGACGCGGTGACGATTGCCAGCGATACGGTGGACTACATATTAAAACACTTTGGAAGAGAAATGAAAGATGACAGGCCGTCAAGATCGCTTGTTCCGGCAGGCATGGCGTTTGGGAAAAAGAAAGTGCTCACTGAAGAGGATCTTCCTGATCAAAAGCAGCGCCAATCGTTCCTCGGGATTGTCGGAACGCTTGGAGAAGATGAAAAACGGCAGCTCATTCACGAGGTGCTTTCACCTTTAGGCCACAACTTAATGGTTACGCCGAAGGAAGTTGATTCATTTATCGACGATATGGCCAATGTGCTGGCGAACGGATTAAACACAGCGCTTCATGAAAAAGTGTCACAAGAAAACAAAGGCTCCTACAATCACTAA
- the spoIIP gene encoding spore autolysin SpoIIP, with protein MRNKRRNRQIVVAVNGGKAVKAIFLFIVSLIVIFVLSGVLTSLRPELRPSSDSFYGITEELPGDVFAHLLRMENHYFASDLSQTDSSFHLSRLSLKLATSINLEDPRSFLGRELPGFAQFDTEILLAGQGTDYTNMPAESPPPSKVMEEEREANLAEIEKQQTQSDRAQKDPPKQTTGDKKVVFIYHTHNTESYLPLLKGETDPDMARHSKANVTLVGDMFGKALESQGIGATVNKTDIQANLNKKGLNYARSYDESRPVVKDALASNKSLQYIIDIHRDSRRKKDTTATIKGKSYARVAFVVGKKSKNFEENYKIASELHKLMEKKYPGLSTGVFSKGSPGDNGVYNQDLTDRALLLEFGGVDNNLKELQRSADAAADVFSEMYWDAEKVNAESGETKKQ; from the coding sequence ATGAGAAATAAACGCAGAAACAGACAAATTGTTGTTGCGGTAAATGGCGGGAAAGCGGTAAAAGCCATCTTTCTATTTATCGTAAGCCTTATCGTGATTTTTGTTCTATCCGGTGTGCTGACGTCTCTCCGGCCTGAACTCAGGCCGTCGTCTGACTCCTTTTACGGGATTACTGAGGAATTGCCGGGTGACGTGTTTGCACACTTGCTACGGATGGAAAACCATTATTTCGCTTCTGATCTTTCTCAAACCGACAGCTCATTTCATCTTTCACGTCTTTCTTTGAAGCTGGCAACAAGCATAAACCTTGAAGATCCGCGGAGCTTTCTCGGCCGGGAGCTGCCGGGATTCGCGCAATTCGATACCGAGATTCTGTTAGCTGGACAAGGCACGGATTATACGAATATGCCTGCAGAATCGCCGCCGCCGTCTAAGGTAATGGAGGAAGAAAGAGAAGCGAATTTGGCTGAGATTGAAAAACAGCAAACACAATCAGATCGTGCGCAAAAAGATCCGCCGAAACAAACAACAGGTGATAAAAAGGTGGTCTTTATCTATCACACACATAATACGGAATCATATCTCCCTCTATTAAAAGGCGAGACAGACCCTGACATGGCACGCCACTCCAAGGCCAACGTCACCCTCGTAGGAGATATGTTCGGAAAAGCGCTTGAATCCCAGGGCATCGGAGCTACAGTAAATAAAACCGATATACAGGCGAACCTGAACAAAAAAGGCTTAAACTATGCAAGATCCTATGATGAATCAAGGCCGGTCGTAAAAGACGCGCTCGCATCAAACAAAAGTCTGCAATATATCATTGACATCCATAGGGACTCGCGGCGCAAAAAAGATACGACCGCAACGATTAAAGGGAAAAGCTATGCGAGGGTGGCCTTTGTCGTCGGCAAAAAAAGCAAAAACTTCGAAGAAAACTATAAAATTGCAAGCGAGCTTCATAAATTGATGGAGAAAAAATACCCAGGACTCAGCACAGGTGTCTTTTCAAAAGGCTCGCCGGGCGATAATGGGGTATACAATCAAGATCTTACCGATAGAGCGCTTCTGCTTGAATTTGGCGGAGTAGATAATAACCTCAAGGAACTGCAGCGCTCGGCTGACGCCGCCGCAGACGTATTCAGCGAAATGTACTGGGATGCTGAAAAAGTCAACGCGGAGAGCGGTGAAACGAAAAAACAATAA
- a CDS encoding YqxA family protein, which translates to MIAYFGKCLLLVTIMFLGVLFGMQQANNGMLSMKGYQDPSLKGAFTLTDGKNNEKEASILGQTVTAKDLEEKQRELEQVETFNMFSKAGKALSNTVTNTAQSMYEWIRDMTQ; encoded by the coding sequence TTGATTGCTTATTTTGGCAAATGCCTGTTGCTTGTCACGATCATGTTTTTAGGCGTGCTGTTTGGCATGCAGCAGGCCAATAACGGGATGTTGAGCATGAAAGGCTATCAAGACCCTTCACTTAAGGGGGCGTTTACGCTCACCGACGGAAAAAATAATGAAAAAGAAGCCTCGATCCTAGGACAAACAGTCACGGCGAAAGATTTAGAAGAAAAACAAAGAGAGCTGGAACAGGTGGAAACGTTCAATATGTTCTCTAAAGCTGGAAAAGCGCTTTCGAACACTGTAACCAACACCGCCCAGTCGATGTATGAATGGATACGGGATATGACTCAATAG